CTCAAAGTTATTTTTGATGAAGGGAATATATACTAGTACAGATAAGCAATGGCTGAGGTAGCAAAGGTCGCAAGATCCAGACTTGTTATTGTTTCATTCCTGGAAACTAGACtctggggtctttttttttttttttttttttttttttttttttttttttaatctattctgTTACTGTGTTGGCTTCATTCTATATCCAAAGAAGGAATCTAGAAGGCAAGGCTGTGGCTTTTTACCTTCACGTGCCAATTGCCAAAACCAATCCCAGAACTTGTCTGACTGGCTCTGCAGAGGCACAGAGATAAACAAGGCTTgactaaacaaaaggaaaacctgcCTGTCCATCACATGGCTAGGCAAGCAATGGAGGACGTCTTTGTGAGCACTCACTACATCCCATCCCAGCGACAATAAAAAATGTCCTTCCAGAGAAATGTGACTTAGTATCATATTGGTGGCAGTGACTTAGGGAATGAGAAGAATAAAGGTTGGGGACCCACTGTAGTAGTAAGAAGCTAGGTACCTTAAGGGACTTTCTTAAACCTTTCGGGCAGGAGAATACACTGGCCTCTCTTTCATGAATGTGGGTCATTCTCATCACCTTGGGATGCTAGACTTTGGCAGGTCTGATGATGTAACAAGGCTGCACATGCTCGTGAGAAGAAATGACCTTCCCATCCTTGATCTCCTTGGTGATGGTGCATATCTTAACCAGTATCCTGGATGGGGGTCCAGAGGCACTGCAAGGCTTGTGAATCCAAGGGAGGGATGAAGATGTGTAAATTGGGGCAAAGCACTCCATAGCTCCGGCCTGGTAGGATGGCTCACATTTGGTGGCACATGGGTTACAGGGAAGCCTAagtagaaacaacaacaataagaacaGAATTTTAGTTGTGATTAAGGAAGGGCAGTACCAGCTGTGGAGAAGATGGGAGTGGCTAAGCTGTCAATACTTGTCATTCAAAACAATCACTGCTAAATGCATATTCGTTCATTTTGTGCTGTGGTTATAGTAGAAGAACTAGAATCAGAGAAGATCTCTTGGAAGACAGACTCCTGGCTTCAGAAGTGCTACCTGGCTTAAGCTTCCACTCTAGCCCCATGGGAACCACACTGCACCAGCAGCCGAAACCGGGGCAGAGCTCAGCTCTGTTGTTTGCTAGTGGGCGACGCTGGGTGAACCAGTCAGCGCTCCGGAGCTTTAGTTTTGCATGGGCAGAATGGACAAAATGGGAACTAAACTCACGGATCAACATGGGTTGATGCAGCAAGTGGAGGGGCTTTctatctggaaaatggagatgaGTTAGATAATTTTCTTGTGTGGGGGAAATTTTTCATACAATTAGTTGCGATCTGAATCCCACTTATGGGGGAGTCTTTAGCACATCACTAGGAAGTGTGGAAGTGCCCTTTTGatgtctcaaaacattttttttttttttttttttttttttttttagaaaattggagTAATCAGCAGTTGTAGTACGCTCTTTTTGAGATACGTGATTCTCATTGGCTAACTTGTGGCCTTTTGCCCTACTGTAGTTCTTTAAAGGAACAGCGTCAGTTAACACTGCGCTTGTGCTGTGTGTACATGCCAATAAAGAGGATGCAGTGAGCAGAGGCGACTGATTATTTGGGGGCAGTTGGTGTAATTTTAACAAAGCTTTTGTGGGGTTATTGTGGTCTGAGTTACTCCAAGAACTCATGATTAACGTTGAGTTCTTTATGGGTCGGTTGGCTTActgttaaaaacagaacaaaacaaaaaactttttatttgtaaaagaaaggATGCTGAAACATCCGTTCTTTCACATGTCAGCATGCTCCTATTGGGGCGAAGGGCAATATCTAGACAGGGTTGGGGTTTCAGCCTGAGCACTGTGGGACCCTATGGGACCAGGGTTGTCCTTTTTCATTTCAGCAAAGTCCCAAGCTCATCTTAGactagcagttctcaaccttccgagtactgtgaccctttaatacagttcctcacgttgtggtgacccccagccatacaactattttttgttgctgtttcacAACTGTAatattgttactgttatgaattgtaatgtaaatatttgatatttctgagttcttaggagacccctgtgaaaaggctgTTTTGCTCCAAGGGAACTCGACCCACCCACAGGTTCAGAACTGCTGTCTTAGAATGCAACCTATAAGGAACTAATTCGGTATGTTGCTCTTCAAACCAGTGTGTTCTACCCACATCTCAAATCGGGACTAGGTTACAACTGTAGGTCTTTAGAGAATATTTGATAATCTCCATCCAAATTTTCCCATCATCGCCAAGAAGATCAAAGTATTGTTCTATTGTTCTTTGAtgctccttctgtgtgtgtgtgtgtgtgtgtgtgtgtgtgtgtgtgtgtgtgtgtatcttgctCATGTATGTTGTTTTAGTTTTACATACCTGCCATCCAAGCTCTCCAGAAGACTGCGGTAGGTGGCGATCTCACACTCCAGCCGGGACTTGATGTCCAGCAGAACTTGATACTCCTGGTTCTGTCTTTCCAGGGCACCCCGGATATCTGACACTTGAGCCTCCAGGTTATGGATCAGACCCTGGATCTGGGCCAGCAGGGTTGTGTAGCGGGCCTCTGTCTCTGTGAGGATGCATTCCTGGGAATCTCTctaaggaagaggagaaaaacagattCAAATGATGACTCCCTTAAAATTCCCTTAAGGTCACTGTTGAGGCCATTTTAAACAACAGTTTCTTGGTGACAGTGCTAACAGCTCTCGAAGCCCTTTATTACTTCTTAACCAAATACAtgcaagacaaaaataataatgctTCTTTCCTTTATcccctctttttaaaatatctttggtttattcctcccctcccccttttgcCACTTAATCTCTTAccctctggggagagagagagagagagagagagagagagagagagagagagagagagagagagagagagagagagaaagagagagagagaatatccatcTCACTTCATTGAAACCCAGGCATTAAAATCATACCAAGACACCTCATTCAACCAGCATTTGAGTCTTTCAAAGGAAGTGAGCAATGTTTAACTACAGGCCTTTCCCTCAGTGGGTCAATTCCTTCAGAAGTGGGTCAGTTCCTTTATAAGTGGGTCAGTTCCTTTATAAGTGCGTCAATTTCTTTATAAGTAAAATATGAGTGTTGAAATTCGAATGTGTCAAGTTCTTTCTTGTTCTACCATTTTGTAAGTCTACACGTAATGGTGGGATTTTAGGCTTTAATAACCCTGGCTATTCACATGATTATCTCaatttttatagatgagaaaaatgaGGTTCGATGAATTGCCCAATATCACATGACTAAGAGGTGATGAAATCTGGGGCCAGGTTTTCCTATGCCCCTCCTAGCAGGCCATTTGAGTGCTATCTTATTTCAGAGTCAcagtctcaggaagcagaggtggggtCTGATCCCAACACTTCTTCGGCAACTTGGAGAAGGCCATTCACTGCTTTTAGATCTCAGAGTCTCTATCTGTGAACTAGGTGTAACGGTGCTTAGTGTGGATCTGGCTTAGGAAAGTCCCCCACATTCTTGGAACCTCACCAGTAAAGTTGGTTAATGGTTTACATCATCTCTTTCAGAACTTTGTTTCAGAATTCCAATATGATAGCTTACAATAATGCTTgcagaaaataaatcaaatgctTTCCTGGTGTTTCCAAAAGTGTTTTCCGTAGGTCCTGACCACTACGACAtactcttggggggggggtggcagaaaGAGCTTCTGCAATTAAATAAGTTTTGGAATGCCGAGTACTGCACATCTCCTTCTTGGAGGTCCATGTCATCTTGTAGGCTAGCTTGTAGGAAGGCTAACCTTTGTTCAATCCAACATTTCCAAGACTTACTCGACCATGAAGTTCTTTCCTAGCCACAGACCCTTTAACCAACAGGGACACAGTCTGGGAAACAGCGGAACACTCAAGACATCAGGGGGTGTTGCCACCAGGGTAAGGTTAGGCTTGGTGAGCCTCTGGGTACCATTCGGTGCTGGGCCTGCAGTTCCACCTCGAGGGCACTCCTGGCACGTCTCAGCTCTATGACGTCCTTCTGGTAGCACTGCTGTTGTTGGGAGCTGGTCACTACTTGTTGGTTCAGCTCCTCCATCTGAAACACAGAGACCCCGGGTATTTCACACGGAAGCACGGATCACAGAAGACCTCCCAGAAATGTCAGCGTGTTGTTTTGGCCTTGGTTGCTCTCCCCACCTGCGTATCGAACCACTGTTCTACGTCTTTACGGTTTGTCTCCACAATGGACTCGTAGCGGCATCTCATTTCTTGTAGAACTTGATTTAGGTCCACGGAAGGGGCAGCTGTAACTTCGATGTTGATTCTGTCCCCCAGTTGGCACTGCAAGGAATTGATTTCCtatgggaagaaagaagaaggtgaATTACTTAGCGAATAGATGACCCTTCCCTACCGTGTTCTTGTTTCAATCTGACAGAAATAATGTGGTCTAATTGGTTCTGGAATACAGCCCACAACAAAGGGATACATGATTTATAGGTGTTATTCAGATGCCCTACAATGACTGAAGATGATTTCAGGCATGACTCTGTGTATAgatatgtgcaaaaaaaaaaaaaaaaaaaaagagaaggaattgACTAACAAGatcagaatttcatacattttaaGATCATTTCTAGAGATGAAGAATGGATGCAGTAGCATGGAGGTGGGGATTATATGGAAAGAACACTATCTCCATGATGCCCATATGAACTTGTGCAGAACTGGTTTGTGCCAGAACTGGCTTTTTCCAATAGAGATGTTAGAAGTCTGTTTAAGGATTTCTACAAAAACCAGTGAAGATGAGAAAATTGGGATGATGGGAAATATTCGACCTACATGGCATTAGATGTAATATAATAAGCTGACTTTATGGGCTGTAGCAGTATAATCTGGGCTGACAAATGGAGACGTGTCTAGGGGGATACACCCTGTTATGTACGACTCAGAGGAGCTGATGCTAATTTTAGGAGTTTAGCTTGTGCTGACTCTTGGTCTTTTTCTCACCTCTTCATGGTTGGTTTTGAGGCACAGAAGTTCCTCTGTCAGAGACTGGACTCGAGCCTCCAGGTCAGCCTTACTCAAAGTCAGCACATCCAAGATTTGCTTCAGGCCCTTGGCATCAGCTTCTATGAGCTGGCGTAGCGATAACTCGGCTtcatagcttaaaaaaaaaaaaaaaaaaaaaaaaaaaaaaggcattagaAAGGAGATGTCCAAGGCAAGCTCAGCAGAACTCCCGGCTTCATTCTCCTCTGGGACGCTCACTGAGTGTCTCTATGGAAGAGTTTATCCTTTGTAGAAGTGAAACCATTTGATCTATATCATGACTTAGTTGTTATGCTTAGGAGTGATACCACCTGGCTGTCTTTTGAGAGGAGggaatttatttctcttcttttgttccCCAAGGCAACATAGTGTAAGAAAACCATTGGGTTTGGGGTCAGGATCTTGGGTCTGCATTTTTGGCTCTGTCTCATATTATAAATCTTTGTGTAAGTTTCTTCCTCATTATACCAATGTTTTCTTGCCTAGAGCAAGGTTACAGGATATTGGCCCTACCTATCTCACTGCGGGTAATCCTATGGGTCTGCATGTCATCACAGCAGGAGCTGTGTGCAATGTTAGGGCTATTAATCTTAATCACATTGAATCTGAAGGTCTTTTCTGGGTTAGCGCTGGATAGGCTGTGGCTGAGAGGATGCGGGGACAGTCTCACTGGGAACGTTTAAGTCAGACTCGGGGTGAATGCTATCACCGGTGACAGTGCTGGGCAGGCTTACTTGGCTCTCAAGTCATCTGCAGCCAGTTTGGTGTTGTCAATTTGTGAGACCAGTCTGGAATTCTCAGCCTTGGTACACAAGATCTAGAATTAAGAGATTGAACACACAAATGAGACAAACACCAGGATCCCCTACTTTAAGAACCAAAGGGCCGTGTGCTCCAGTTAGTCAAAGACTAATTAGAATTTTCCTGAATCTTCAGAGAGATGCTTAAGAAATGGGGGAAACACTGGAGATTCAGAGTTCTTGTTATTTTCCTGAGATTAGCAAAAAGCCATGCAAATTAAAAACCTTTGTGTatgtttttctattaaaatagagtgtcttttctaatttttttcccaGTTTACTATGACATACCAGAATGCAAATTCTTGAGTCCTGACATATTTTCTTAGAGCCTAAAATAGTGGCTGGAACATTTTTGTTGGTGTTCAGTAAAtacttgttgaaaaaaaaatgaagtaaaccCAGGTGTGTAGCAGCAATCACTGGACTGGAAACTGAGGTTTGGTATAGAGACACACTATTTAAATACTGTGAAGATGACCACATGGGCATTAAAGGTACTGGTAGTTATAATTCAGATAAAAGCTAAAACTATTTGGAGACTTTAAAAAGCAGAATAGCTTCTCAGAGCCTcaatctcttatttttatttaagatgtGGTAGCAACTCATTAGCTTTCAATCCTGAGTTATTTGATTATAAAATGGCAgagcacacaataaataaaaagatatagaaaaCTTTGTGTGTATATCTCAAGACGAATTTCACTCAAggtattccttccttccttccttccttccttccttccttccttccttccttccttccttccttccttccttcctttttttatttattttatttttttcagacaaggtttccCGGTGAAGCTCTGgccctcctggaactcactctgtagaccaggctgacctaaaacttacagagatcctcctgcttctgcctcctgagtgctgggattaaaggcatgcaccacaatgaCTAGCCTcttcttttattcttaaaaatgtaCCGGCATAGAAGGTTCTAGAAAGACTAAAATGTAACAGATAAGAGTGGTTTAGAGACCATTGACTCATAGTTTGATTCAGCGCTTTGCTGAGTCCTTACCTTCTGCTGCAGCTCCTCAATGGTGGTGTAGTAGGACAGGTAGTCGGGACACAGGACAGGGAGCACCTTGCTGCACTCCTCCTGGATTTTATCTTCTAGTTCGGAGTTTTCCCCTTCCAGCATCCGCACCTTTTCCAGGTAGTTAGCAAGGCGTTCATTCAAAATCTGCATGGTCTCTTTCTCGTGACTGTTAATGCCTTCGCCACACAGGCTGCAGTCTTCCAGGCAGGGATGGAAGTTGTAGGTTCTTATCAAGTAGTTAGGGGTGCGGTAAAGGCAAGGGGTGGGTCGACAGCCCTGGCCCTGGGGAGTTCTTTGAGCATGCCCAGTTGACTGGCCACTGTGGCAACAGCTGTTGTTAGAAGAGCTGGTCCTAAAATCTGTATTCCCAGAGCAGTTTTGGGGTGCCGCTGAAGAAGAAATAGTTACTGTAGAACCCTTGGTATCCATCGTGTGTGTCCAGCTTCAGGTTGTCTCAGTGTTTGTGGTCACCACCCAAAGCACCCTGATCCTAAATGCCAAGCCTGTGGCTTTTCCTCTTTGAAGTGCTTATATAGCTTCCCTCCCCGTGGTGACACAGGAGGTGGGGTGTTTTCCTTTCTAATGTTTATATCGAACCCCACAGGAACATCTCATTAATCTGCTTTTTACCTGCCTGCCAAGAGTTACTTGTCTCATAAAAATGTGCATTTAGGTGGTTACTAAGTTATTACCCATCGCAACTACTACTTGTCATGGGCCCAGGGCTTCACACTGGGTCTTCAAAAGGAACTGCCGTCACACTCTTAACAGCATCCATTATTAAGCAGGTGTGAGTGTGTTACGATCTTTAAATTCTTGTTGACCTAGCTGACATTCGGCTTCACCAAGAATAAGTCcaaccttcttttcctttcttctttagaaaaggGAAACTATTAATATCTTACAATTATCGGGGAACTTGGAAACCagcatttcattttgattttgatcTGACCAACTCATTTCCCTGTTTTCATCTCTCAGACATGGCGAATATGGATTAAAATGTTTAAACAGGGCTTTACAGATCCAATTGCTGGGATTGTGTTTGAGCTTTCCTGATAGGCTTTGAGGATTATACAAGGCAATTCTTAGGAAAGACATTGATTACTTGGTGACGATTGTCCACCTGTATTTAATAGCGTTTCTATTGCTCAGCATTTGCATGTTACATGAATCTGTCGGGCTTGATTTGATGTTGAAGGCAGGCATGCTCTTTCTGAGGAAAACAGCATTTCATCACTTCTAAGAAGGTACTTGATTCTGGTGCTTCATGGAGGCTATAAGAGAGAACAATTTTTCTCACTTTCCCCAGCTTCTACAGGCGATCCACACCTGCTATGTTTGGATAAGTGTCACTTAAAGGCCCATGTGTCATTGGCTTGGTCAATCAATGTGGTTGCTATGGGGAGATGGTAGAATCTTTAGGAGGCAGGGAGAAAGTTAGAtcagtgagtgtgtgtctgtgaaggagaTCTTGACCCTTAGTGCCTTCCTCTCTGCTCTAGTTTGCTTCCgattgctgtggtaaacaccacaTCCAAAAACAAGTtcaggaagaaagggttcatCTTACCAtctatcatgaagggaagtcagggcaggcactcaggctggaacctggaggcatgaATGGAAACACAGGCTGTGGAGGAGCACTGCTTGTTGGCTTGCTCTCCAGTCTCACagtcagctacctttcttatctGCCCAGGGTGACATGGCCCACAGAAAGATGGAgccttccatatcaatcattaatcatgaaAGTGCCctccccagacatgcccacaggctgaTCTGATGGAGGCACTTCTCCagttgagtttctttctttctttctttctttctt
This Peromyscus maniculatus bairdii isolate BWxNUB_F1_BW_parent chromosome 8, HU_Pman_BW_mat_3.1, whole genome shotgun sequence DNA region includes the following protein-coding sequences:
- the Krt39 gene encoding keratin, type I cytoskeletal 39, which produces MDTKGSTVTISSSAAPQNCSGNTDFRTSSSNNSCCHSGQSTGHAQRTPQGQGCRPTPCLYRTPNYLIRTYNFHPCLEDCSLCGEGINSHEKETMQILNERLANYLEKVRMLEGENSELEDKIQEECSKVLPVLCPDYLSYYTTIEELQQKILCTKAENSRLVSQIDNTKLAADDLRANYEAELSLRQLIEADAKGLKQILDVLTLSKADLEARVQSLTEELLCLKTNHEEEINSLQCQLGDRINIEVTAAPSVDLNQVLQEMRCRYESIVETNRKDVEQWFDTQMEELNQQVVTSSQQQQCYQKDVIELRRARSALEVELQAQHRMRDSQECILTETEARYTTLLAQIQGLIHNLEAQVSDIRGALERQNQEYQVLLDIKSRLECEIATYRSLLESLDGRLPCNPCATKCEPSYQAGAMECFAPIYTSSSLPWIHKPCSASGPPSRILVKICTITKEIKDGKVISSHEHVQPCYIIRPAKV